The DNA window taatttgtaattttaaagttgtaatttgtatcaataaaattgcatttgaacatcgctttattctaattttatttatgcaaatatatctacatattttacttgaattacaaatttaaaatgcaaaaaaaaaaaaaaccgccgaaccggatgaACCGGCTCGGAACCGGGCAAACCTAGGCGGTTCCGCGGttcacggttccggaaccggaaccgccgatccttggccggttcggttccggttccatttTTTTCCgaaccagaaccggcggttccgaactgtgaaccgccggttcccgaaccgtggtgacgtctagtgGCAAGCCAAGCCCTCAACAAATAAGTCTCTTTTTTTTTAGGATCAACGATTTAAATCACTAAGTATTAAAtacatatgaatatgaatacatcataattaaatgacaataaaaatattaaaagtcaaCAATTCCATAAATGCAATAATTGAATTGAATCTATAGATATGCCGgcctttaaaaaattaaaaaaaaaattggatagaCGATGGACATCAACACATGAATACATCATCTTATTATACTCTATAAACATTGCAAAATTCATTCAAACTTGCATATTGCTGCAGTTTGGACTATCCACGTGCATATGTCAAAGATATAGACATATAGTTCACCTATATATACATACGttaaaattgattcaatttttaatttcaatgtGATGTTTACAAAATCAAATTGAAGAATACGATCAATTCCCtctattttccttttcttttgtaGTTAGGGTCAAAACCAGGattaaattatttgacttttttTAGTGGATGATGATTGCCATTGATTGAgctaaaaaatattagtatgatAGTACAAAATTTGAATCATCATAATAATCTAAAGCAAGAGTTAAAACACAATTATCATAACCGATTTAAAACACCATTTTTATGATATTACCATTACTCTACAACGTCCTCAGCTAAatgatagtagtaatatttcAAAAACTTTTATATTGAATTTGATTCAATGTAATTAccttaaaacaaaaaaatgtgaTCGACCTCTTCCATCAAGCTTGATTACCTTTAAAAATAGTTTGATTAATTTAAGATCCAAATAAGATGCTACTCATTAATCTATAAATTTATCATTCATGACCCAAATGACTTGAAACTATTAATATTTCACctttctatctttctttctttttataaataaataaattaaataaaactgAAACCCTTGTTTACATCATACACTCGGGCATACCCGAGGAAAGTACAAGTGAAAAGCCACAAGTCTCTAGAATGAAGAAACATGGTGGAGACCAAGAAACAAAAAGCAAAGAGCAAGGCCCCAACAAGAACAACCCCAGTTCAAGTCACCCATCGAAACCCAGAGTGGGCGGCCTCGTTAAAACCCCTTGGGAATAAAACCCCATGGGATAAAACTCAACAAGGGGAAAAAGAGTACCCTGATGAGTGACTCAAAGTGCGTCGAAGACCAAAACATCCGAAAGAAGTGAACACCATCATATGTttggaaggtggaaaagaaccTGCTCGTGTGGGAAATGTGAGTACAAGATGTTGTAGGTAGCTTCTTTGATCTCAAAGATGACCCTAACTGCATCTCATGCCTTCCCATCGAAGATAACCTTGTTCCACGTTCTCCAAATGATCGCCACTGAAGCCATGAGTGCAATCCTAATCGCCATTTGAACAATCTGTGAACCTCTGATCTGCCGTCGTGCCCATTTGATGACACTCCTGATCGTCGTCAATCTCCTCGCGATGCCAAGCCACGGCATGATCTTTCCCCAAACAGCCCAAGTCTTCGGGCATTTGAAGAAGAGATGGTCTGCTGGTTCCTCCTCCCAACGACAAAGCTGACAAGTAGGGTCCAAGTTCTCCAAGAAGTGGAGGTGATTCCGTGTGTAAAGGCGTCCTTGAAGTGCGAACCAAGTAATGAACTAGTACTTAGGAGGGACACAATACTTCCAAACATACTTAGCCCAGAATCGTCTCTCACCTCTCGGCCTAAACCACTCATATGCCTCGTGAACCCCTTTTCCCGCGAACCAAGTACTCCAGAGTGCTGTGATCTCGTCTCGGGTGCATCTGTCCAACATCTCATCCCGGATGGACAAGAGCTTCTTTATGAGCATGGAGTCGTTCTTCTTGTGCACCGTCCAATCCCAGATAGAATTATTCCTGATGTATTCTGCATGAATCCATCGAATCCAGAGGGAGTCCTTCTTCGAGTGAATGCTCCAGAGGGTCTTGGCATGAAGTGCCGAATTCCAAGCCTTGAGGTTTCTGACTCCCAAACCCCCTACCTTCTTCGGCTTGCAAACATCATCCCAAGCAACTTGACCATACTTCTTCCCCCAAAGGAAAGTACGGGCAATCCCAATAAGCTTCTCAATGATTGTCCAAGGTATCGGAAAGGCTTGGAGCCAGTATGCTTCCACTCCCTTCACGACAGATGTAATCAGTTCCAAGCGCCCAACAAAAGAAAGAGTCTTACTTGGCCATTTTTTGATTTTGTCTGAAAGCTTGTCGATCAGTTGGCCATAGTCTGAAGAAACAAGTCTCTTCGAAGCGAGTGGAATGCCCAAATACTTGATTGGAAGGGAGCCTTCTGGGAAGCCAAACACTTGCAGCAAAGTCTCCTTGGGAACTTTGTTGGTGCCTGCAATGAACATGTTAGACTTTCCCCGATTGATCCCTAGTCCTGAGCATGCGTAGAATTCCTCCATCGTGTCTGCTAAAATCTGCATAGAAATCAAGTCTCCCCTGCCGAACAGAAGGAGATCGTCTGCAAAAGCAAGGTGAGTAATGCCCGTTTGCCCGCATCTTTTATGGAAAGAAAATTCCCTAGTAGTGCGGGTAAGGAGTAAACGCGACAGATATTCCATGCATAAAATAAACAGAGGAGGGGACATGTGGTCTCCCTGTCTAAGACCCCTTTTACCTCTGAAGTAGCCGTGGTGGCTACCGTTCACCGTGATCGTGTACGAAGGTGAAATAACGCACTCCATGATCAAGTGGATAAAGAAAGGGTGGAAGTTGAGGCCTTGAAGCACGCCCCACAAGAAACTCCAGTCAACTGTGTCGTATGCTTTCCGGAGATCAATCTTGACAGTGCATCTCGGTGGCCCTCTCTTGACTGTGTAACCTCTCATGATCTCCTCCGCAAGGTAGATATTGTCCATGATGCTCCGCCCCGTGATGAAAGCCGACTGAGCTGGGCTAACAATCTTAGGGAGGAGCATCTCAAGCCGCTTCGAAAAGATTTTTGTGATCACCTTGTAGACCACATTGCAATAGGCAATCGGTCTAAAGTCACTGACTTTGGAGTTCGTGGAAGTCTTCGGGATAAGAGAAATGGCTGTCGTATTGAGGCTTTTCAGAAGCTTTCATGTGGTGAAAAACTCATTAATCGAATTGACTAAATCTCCCCCAATGAATTCCCAGTGCCTCCTGAAGAAGGCTGATGTGTACCCGTCCGGTCCCGGCGACTTATCAATACTGATGTTGAAAAGTGCTTCCTTGATCTCCTCTGTGGTCACCTCACGGGTGAGGCCTTCATTGTCTTCATTATCAAGTATGTAACCTCTGTGAAGCACCTCTGTTCTCAAAGGCTGAACTACTCATTCGGTTCCCAGGAGTCCCTTGTAGTATTGTACGAAGCTGTCGATGATTTCATCTTGATCCTTTGACACTGAACCATCTTCTCTGCTGAAGAGGGTGATCATGTTCCTCGAGTTGTTCCTCTTGACAAGAGAATGGAAAAAGCTGTATTCCTGTCGCTCTGCAAAGGTGCTTTAGGCGTGATTTCTGTCCATAGAAAGCCTTCTCTGACGTGCTGTAGAAGAGAACTTTCGATCTGATATCCCTGATACGGTCCTGAATCTCTGCATTCCCAGTATCTCTGCCTGCTTCCAACTTAAGGTCTTCCATTTCCTTAGTGTAGTCCTTGACTCTCTGCGAAAGATTGCTGAACTCCTTGAAATTGAAAGACTTGAGAATCTTCTTAAATTCCTTTCCCCTTTCCATAAGAACGAATTGCTTGCATCCTTGGATAGGAGTCCTCCAGTGATCTCTCAAAAGTGGCTCGAAACCAGCATGTGTTAgccaaaaattgaaaattttgaagggTTTAGGAAATGACCTCAATTCTCCAAAGAGGGTAGCGATGGCCGGCGAGTGGTCTGTTCTAGCACCTGGTGGAGGAAAGCGAGCTGAGCTGAGGTAGCCTGCGTTGTGCCATCCCTCGTTCACCATGATTCTATCAATCTTGCTAAAAACCCGACCATTCGTCCAAGTGAACTCACAGCCTATGGCTGTAACATCCTGCAGTCCAAGCAACGCACATGTAGCAATCAACTCTTTGGATTCTTTGTTCGGTGTGCGTCTTGTTCCCCTGGTTCTTTCCTCCGGAGACGAGTTGAAGTCCCCACTGATGAGGAAGGGATCCACCTGTCCACAAAAATCAATAACCGAGCTCCAAATAAGGTGTCGTTCCTTGTCAGTGTAGAGGCCATAAACAATAGAATAGTTGAACTCATTCAAAGTACGAGTGCACCTAATTCTTGTGTGAATAGCCTGTTTTTTTTTCACAATGTCAACCTTTGCCGTTTGAGGGTTCCAGATGAGAAGCATCCTTCCACATGTGAGCTGTGAAAGGTTGTGTGTAAACTGCCATGAACGAAAATACTTTCCCATGAAGGTCTTCATACTGTCGGCATCCATCTTTGTTTCAAGGAGGCCGATGACATCcactttgttttgtttgatgaAGTCTACAACTGACGGTTGCTTCTTGGGGCGCTTCATACCCCTCACATTCCAGGTTGTAACTATCATCAACATTTCTTAGATCCAGATCCACCCTTCCTGTTCTTTTTCTTGTTGGAAGTTTGATGACCATGCTTTTTATTCCTTCCATTTTTAGCATGTATAATTTTCTGAATCGCTTGTACAG is part of the Salvia splendens isolate huo1 chromosome 22, SspV2, whole genome shotgun sequence genome and encodes:
- the LOC121786644 gene encoding uncharacterized protein LOC121786644, which produces MKRPKKQPSVVDFIKQNKVDVIGLLETKMDADSMKTFMGKYFRSWQFTHNLSQLTCGRMLLIWNPQTAKVDIVKKKQAIHTRIRCTRTLNEFNYSIVYGLYTDKERHLIWSSVIDFCGQVDPFLISGDFNSSPEERTRGTRRTPNKESKELIATCALLGLQDVTAIGCEFTWTNGRVFSKIDRIMVNEGWHNAGYLSSARFPPPGARTDHSPAIATLFGELRSFPKPFKIFNFWLTHAGFEPLLRDHWRTPIQGCKQFVLMERGKEFKKILKSFNFKEFSNLSQRVKDYTKEMEDLKLEAGRDTGNAEIQDRIRDIRSKVLFYSTSEKAFYGQKSRLKHLCRATGIQLFPFSCQEEQLEEHDHPLQQRRWFSLLKSLNTTAISLIPKTSTNSKVSDFRPIAYCNVVYKVITKIFSKRLEMLLPKIVSPAQSAFITGRSIMDNIYLAEEIMRGYTVKRGPPRCTVKIDLRKAYDTVDWSFLWGVLQGLNFHPFFIHLIMECVISPSYTITVNGSHHGYFRGKRGLRQGDHMSPPLFILCMEYLSRLLLTRTTREFSFHKRCGQTGITHLAFADDLLLFGRGDLISMQILADTMEEFYACSGLGINRGKSNMFIAGTNKVPKETLLQVFGFPEGSLPIKYLGIPLASKRLVSSDYGQLIDKLSDKIKKWPSKTLSFVGRLELITSVVKGVEAYWLQAFPIPWTIIEKLIGIARTFLWGKKYGQVAWDDVCKPKKVGGLGVRNLKAWNSALHAKTLWSIHSKKDSLWIRWIHAEYIRNNSIWDWTVHKKNDSMLIKKLLSIRDEMLDRCTRDEITALWSTWFAGKGVHEAYEWFRPRGRLYTRNHLHFLENLDPTCQLCRWEEEPADHLFFKCPKTWAVWGKIMPWLGIARRLTTIRSVIKWARRQIRGSQIVQMAIRIALMASVAIIWRTWNKVIFDGKA